The sequence CGTCGACGCGAACGGCAACCCGGTCGCGGCCGACATCAGCGCCGACGCGACCCCGGTCGTGAAGTTCCGTCCCCCGGCGGACGGCACCTACGAGATCCGGCTCGTGCTCTCGAAGTCGCGCACGGGCGGCAACTTCGTCGCGGTCGCCACCATGCGCACGGGGGGGTATTCGGTGCCGCGCGACACCATCGTGGCGTCCTTCTCGAAGGCGCTGAACGGCGCGACCCGCGTCGCGGGCAACGACGCCATCCGCGCCCGCGGCGGCCTGGTCTTCCACGAGGAGCAGAACTGGTCTTTTTACGCCACGGTGCTGAAGCCGCGCGAGAAGACGGCCTTCAGCGGACTTCGCTTCGTGAAGAGCCCGACCATCGTGCTGGCCGGCGGCGACACGCACTCGACCAACATCGACCTCGCGGTCGAGGACATGAACACCCAGGCGATGGTCGCGAAGGACGTCGCGCCCGATCCGATGCCGCTCGTGGTGGTAAACTCGGTCGACCCTTCGCACCGGTACCGGGTGCACGTGGAGAACGTGGCGGGCAACGGCCCCTCGCTCGTGACCATGCTGGTGCTCGATACGGGCAACAGCGGGCCCCCGAGCGGCGGCGGCACCACCCTCGCGGCGCCGCGCTGAGCGAGCCGCGGCGCGAAGGCTCGCTCGCGAACCGCGCGGCGAGCCTCGGGCTGCTCGCCACCTTGATGATGGGCGGCGCGGCCTGCCGAGGCGACGGGACCACCAAGGCGAAGCGCGCCGAGCTCGCCCCGGCGCCCGGAGACATGAAGCGCCTCCCCAACGCCGGCGCGGGCGAAGACGCACCCCTGGTGTTCGGAGTGCACGGGCGCGGCGACACGCCCGAGAGTTTCTCGGACCTGTTCCACGCATACGGCACGCGCGCGCTGTTCTACTTCCCCCGCGCCCCCGCGCCGTACGGGGAGGGGTTCACGTGGTTCGACCTCGCCCATGGCATGGACGAGGCGACGGTGGGCGCCAACGTCGCGGCCGCCGCGGAGGCGCTGCGCGTGCGCCTCGAACGGGTCGCGCGGGGACGACGCTACGTCGTGGTCGGCTTCTCGCAGGGCGGCTTCCTCGCCTACGCCCTCGCGGCGCGGTTCCCAGGGGAGCTCGCGTGCGCGCTACCGATCGCGGGCGCGCTGCCGACCTCGCTCCGCCCCACGCAGCGACGCACGGGCCCTGACCGCGCCACGCTCCCCGCCCTCTTCGCGTTCCATGGCGCGTCCGATCCGCTCGTCGACGTCGCCTGGGACCGCGCCTCCGCCGAGAGCTTCCGGGCCGCCGGCGGCGAGGTCACGCTCCGCGAGTACCCGGGCCTCGGCCACCGCACGACGCCCGCGCTCCGCGCGGAGCTCTACGCCGCGCTCGACGGGTGCCTCGCGCGGCTCGGTCGCTGAGGGCACCCCGCGCGCGTCCGCTCACCGCGGCGATGTGCAGCGAGTCGCACACCCCGTACACTCGCGACATGGTACGGCGCGCCCCGAGGTCCCTCTCCGGTCAGGTTTCGCGGCATGTCTCGCGGCATGTCTCTCGGTGCCTCGCGACCTTCGGCCTGCTCGGGCTCGGGCTTGGGGCCCTCACCGTGACGCCGGCCTGTCGCACGCAGTCCGGCCCCGACGGCGAGGCGACCGCGAAGAAGACGCCACGCCCCGAGGTGCGCGCCTTCACGGCCGAGGGCACCGAGCTGTTCGAGAGCTTCCTGAACGACGCGCCGGACGACGCGCCCATCGTCGTCGCCATCCACGGCAGGGGCGACTCGCCGAAGAACTTCCGCGAGCTCTACCGGCGGTTCGGGGGCAAGGTGCACCTCCTCGTGCCGAAGGCCTACGCTCCGTTCCACACGGGCTTCTCGTGGTTCGACCTCCGCGAAGGGATGACCGACGCGGAGCTCGGTGCGAGCGTGGGCGCTGCGCTCGAGCGGCTCCACCGCGCCGTGGCCTCGGTCGTCGGCGGCAAGCGCTACATCGTGACGGGGTTCTCTCAGGGCGGAATTCTCTCGTACGGCTTCGCCTCCCGCTACGCGGCCGAGGTGAGGTGTGCGCTGCCGGTCGCGGGCTCCTTGCCCGGTCCGCTGCTCCCGGGCCCAAAACAGCAGGCCGCAAAGACGCGCGCGTTCCACGGAGACGCGGACGACGTCATCGCCGTCAAGTGGGGATTTGCCACGGTAGAAACGTTCCAGCGAGAGGGCGCCGACGCTCGCCTCACGACGTACCCCGGACTCGGTCACTCCATCAGCGACGGGCTCCTGTCGGACTACTTCGCGGCCCTCACCGAGTGCGTCGGCGCGCCCTGACGATCGTCTCGTCGCCGTGAGCCCGCGGGCGCGAAGGGCTCAGGTCGGCTCGAGCCAGTAGA comes from Myxococcales bacterium and encodes:
- a CDS encoding dienelactone hydrolase family protein, with the protein product MMMGGAACRGDGTTKAKRAELAPAPGDMKRLPNAGAGEDAPLVFGVHGRGDTPESFSDLFHAYGTRALFYFPRAPAPYGEGFTWFDLAHGMDEATVGANVAAAAEALRVRLERVARGRRYVVVGFSQGGFLAYALAARFPGELACALPIAGALPTSLRPTQRRTGPDRATLPALFAFHGASDPLVDVAWDRASAESFRAAGGEVTLREYPGLGHRTTPALRAELYAALDGCLARLGR
- a CDS encoding dienelactone hydrolase family protein, yielding MVRRAPRSLSGQVSRHVSRHVSRCLATFGLLGLGLGALTVTPACRTQSGPDGEATAKKTPRPEVRAFTAEGTELFESFLNDAPDDAPIVVAIHGRGDSPKNFRELYRRFGGKVHLLVPKAYAPFHTGFSWFDLREGMTDAELGASVGAALERLHRAVASVVGGKRYIVTGFSQGGILSYGFASRYAAEVRCALPVAGSLPGPLLPGPKQQAAKTRAFHGDADDVIAVKWGFATVETFQREGADARLTTYPGLGHSISDGLLSDYFAALTECVGAP